aaaccaGAGTGTAAAGCTCATATGAGAATTTATATGAGACCGAAACCCTATgcctgtttggaatgtggcaaactaTTTTCACAGAGCAACAACCTTCGGCGACACAAAcggattcacactggagagaaaccatactCCTGTCCGGAATGTGGCAAGCGATTTTCTCACCGGAGCAGTCTCAAAAGACACAACAGTgttcatactggagaaaagccgTACCGATGTTCTGATTGTGACAAACAGTTTTCCAGAAGTAGCTCTCTTCAGCAACACACGCAGATTCACACAAGAGAAAGGGCATTTGGCTGTCCggaatgtggcaaaagattttcccgtaataatattcttcaaaaacatttaaaaattcacacaggagtaaaacctcattgctgttcagagtGTGGTCAAAGATTCTTTGAAGTGAGCCAACTTCAAGACCACATCCAGGTTCATGCCTGGGAGAAAACGTATTGTTGTACTGAATGTGGCAAAGAGTTCTTACAAGTAAGCCATCTTCAGAACCACATGAGGACTCACACTGGGGGGAAACCGTACTGCTGTCTGAAATGTGGGAAACAATTCACACACACCGGTAGTCTTCACAAGCATAAAagaattcacacgggagagaaaccTCACTGCTTTTCTGAgtgtggaaaacaattctttCAGATATGCAATCTTCAACGGCATATCAGAATTCATAGTGGGGAGAAAccttattgttgttctgaatgtgggaaacgattCTCAAACAGCAGTGGCCTTCGAAGTCACGAAAGAAACCATACTGGTGAGAAGCCTCATAgctgttctgactgtggcaaGTGTTTCTCGGACAGACGGAGTCTTGACAGACACGTGagagttcacacaggagagaaaccacacagctgtccagaatgtggcaaacagttttcacaaataaGCACCCTTCAGCGCCACGcgagaatccacactggagaaaaaccttacTGCTGTTCTGACTGTGGGAAACGATTCTCAGGCAGCGGTGCCCTGCAACAACACATACGCAGCCATACCGGAGAGAAGCCGTAcagttgttctgaatgtggtaggCGATTCTCTGACAGTAGCAATCTTCAGAAGCACACACAGATTCATAcgggagaaaagccatattgctgtgcCCAATGTGGCAAAAGATTTTCGCGCAGCAACAGTCTTGACAtgcacaaaagaattcacacgagGGAGAAACCCCATTGCTGTCCAGAGTGTGGCAAACAGTTTCCACAAATCCGCAGTCTTCACAATCACATTAGAACCCACACGGAAGAAACCCccttttgctgttctgaatgtggtaaacgatttTCTGACAGTAGCAGACTCCAAAGACATGTAAAAATTCACACTGTTGAAGAGCCACATGAATGTGGCAAGTGATTTACAGAGAGTAGTGCTCTTCAACAGCACATACAACGCCGTTCTGGAGAGACGTACAGTGCAGGTCATGATGGATTCCACAGAGCTAATCAAAAGAAACATTCAGGCCCATCCCGACTTTCTACTGATAACCATGATGCCATATGGACTTCAAAATAGCAATGTCAGTGCCACACACTGTCGTCACTACAAACTTAAGGGAATAAGAGTGACTAAAGAGTAAGGTTCACTCCCATTCTGGTAATAGGCACTCTAAGGAACTCTGGTGAAATTTATCAAGAGAGAAGCCCTGGAAATATCACAATGTGGCTGTTCAGGTCAGTCGTACTACCGATTGTTCTATACGCTTGTGAAACCAGGATGTTTAGGAAGTTCTGAAGAAAGGAAACTCCTAGTTTTACTTAAAATCTCCACGTACATCTGCTGGAGAAGATCCAGGACCAAGACATCCGGAAGAGTCTAAACCAAACCGAGACAATCATGCAGTTGGTACATTTCAGACAACACCGGTTTCTCTGCACACGTACTCTGAATGTACTTGCACTtgtatagagtggtccagatctaattatgtaatttccattatgcatccattatccattaagtttattacatagaaaatcacccgaaaaatcccggaccatcgagaaatgtgcgaactgacgacatgaagaatcgtctttacgcagaactggaatcgtccccacataaatcaaaatcattcagatgatttggatctgcataattagatcgggACCACCCTGTACTTCATGGCCAATTTGAAAGAGAAGAGGATGTCCAAGGAAAACACGGTTCCAGTGGGCATTGGCACAATAACAATGGTATTAACCTCCATGCGATTTTGAGGAATGCACAATACAGAGCTCCATGGCATCACATTCAGTTTATGTGAGAGCACATGTCAAAGTGTAATGACCATATCGTACAGAGAGAGGGCAGAGAAGAAGAGGGGCCACAGATCTGTTGTGAAGTCTGGCAAGCAATTCTCACAGTCACTCAAAAATTCCCACTAGGGAGAAACCGCACTGCTCCTCTTAATGTTGGAAGAGATTCTCACAGATATTCTTTCCTGTTTGCCACATCAAAGTTCATACTGCACAGACACCTTATTTTAGTCTTAGATTTGGCAGGCATTGCTAATGAAGGAAGCTTTCAAACTCGGTTGGATATCCTGCCAACTGCTATTAGTGTTGAGGAATTGCACAAAAAGGCAGGCCGAGGACCACAGTGAACTCTCGTGGCATATTTaagagaacaataataaaaaaaaaaatcaaagctaatGATTGAAATTCACTTCTggccacttcttcttcttccatggTCAATTTCCATCATTGCATCTATTTCATGAAAGCGACTGCTTCTAAGAAGCCAATAGAGTGCCACCAGAGCTTGGTGACGGTTTGTGCCCTCTGGTGAGATAATAGTTTCCCACT
This genomic window from Polypterus senegalus isolate Bchr_013 chromosome 4, ASM1683550v1, whole genome shotgun sequence contains:
- the LOC120528221 gene encoding oocyte zinc finger protein XlCOF6-like, with translation MALVKEHSMDERQALVKEEDCDWGPPEDLCAKPEDRERISVFKEEECKEEIGEVKVEDSKDLSVSVGLQKHERGKIFKQEISEASHSSLQPWSSKRGELAPQQNSMELKSESERKITDGNGKEGEEHWSSKDAGINVQENGSFSSSSFGQTFLGCRQIQSQELEKMIKKSTRGSETLKEASLQCSSSPTAKLTKTEFINPDQWPTNDTDQEPLYVDQEYGTFFKNKPECKAHMRIYMRPKPYACLECGKLFSQSNNLRRHKRIHTGEKPYSCPECGKRFSHRSSLKRHNSVHTGEKPYRCSDCDKQFSRSSSLQQHTQIHTRERAFGCPECGKRFSRNNILQKHLKIHTGVKPHCCSECGQRFFEVSQLQDHIQVHAWEKTYCCTECGKEFLQVSHLQNHMRTHTGGKPYCCLKCGKQFTHTGSLHKHKRIHTGEKPHCFSECGKQFFQICNLQRHIRIHSGEKPYCCSECGKRFSNSSGLRSHERNHTGEKPHSCSDCGKCFSDRRSLDRHVRVHTGEKPHSCPECGKQFSQISTLQRHARIHTGEKPYCCSDCGKRFSGSGALQQHIRSHTGEKPYSCSECGRRFSDSSNLQKHTQIHTGEKPYCCAQCGKRFSRSNSLDMHKRIHTREKPHCCPECGKQFPQIRSLHNHIRTHTEETPFCCSECGKRFSDSSRLQRHVKIHTVEEPHECGK